GTGAGCCCCAGGAAACCGAGGGCGATCGCGAGCATCGGCCAGAACATGGGCCGAGCCTAGAGGGTCGAGTGCAGCCGCAGGGTCCGCACCCCGCCCCCGGTGAGGAGTTCGACGATGCGCTCCCCCGCCGGCTTGCGGACGGAGGCACCGCACTCGGGGCAGACGAAGGAGTAGAAGGTGGTCTTGCTGGTGGCGCCGATGGCCAGCCGCAGGGCGCCGGCGCCCAGCTCGAAACGGGCCCGGCAGTCCGGGCAGCCGGCCCTGAACACCACCTCGGCCACCCGCCGCATACCGGCGAACGCCGTCCGCACCGACATCTCCGCAGCCCCGGTCGCCTGCGGCGCACCAGCCGGCGCATCCGACCGCTCCGACGTACCAGACGTCGCCGACGTGCTCACAGCCCCTGCTCCCGCCTGTCGTACAGCCCGTCCTGAACCGGATCCGGCACGTCGTACGCCATGAGCGCCTCGCGGGCCGCCCGGCGGGCGCTGTCCGCGAGGTCCTGCGGCGACACGATCCGGCCGTCACGCCCGAGCCGCAGCGCCAGCCGCCGCAGCGACGCCGGGTCCGGGGTCCGCAAGGTGATACGCAGCCCGCCGTCCGGCAGCTCATCCGCGCTGTCGTGCGGGTAGTACTCGGCGACCCAGCGTCCGGCGGGTCCGACCTCGACGACCACCTCGGGGTCCTCGGCGGCGGGCTGGACGAGCCCCTCGGACAGGTCACGCAGCTCTATCTCCGGCGGCGCCGACGGCTCGTCCAGGATCTTGATCTCGGCGACCCGGTCGAGCCGGAAGGTGCGGCGCGCCTCGGAACGCCGGCACCACGCCTCCACATAGGTGTGGCCGACGCTGACCAGACGGATCGGGTCGATCTCCCGCTCGGTGACCTCGTCACGGGCCGGCGAGTAGTAGCGGATCCACAGGCGGCGACGCTCGGAGATGGCCCGGTCTACGTCCGCGAAGACACCGCCCTCCGACTCGAAGGTCACCGACAGCCGCGAGCTGGCACCCGCGGCCTCACCGGCCGCCGTCTCCACCTTCGCGGTGGCGCGCAGCAGCGCCTGCCGGTCACTCTCGCGCAGACCCGGCAGGGTGGCGACGGCCCGCGCGGCCACCAGCAGCGCCGTGGCCTCGTCGGCCGCCAGACGCAGCGGCTCGGCCGCGTCCGCCCCGAGAGCAGCCGGGTTGTACCACCAGATGCGCTCGCCGTCGGTGTCGATGTCGAGCAGATCCCCGCCGCGGAAGCTGGTGCCGCACATGGGCAGCACATCGAGGTCCGAGACCAGCTCGTCCTCGGTGATCCCGAACGCCCGGGCGACATCCTCGATGCGCGCGCCGGGACGCTCCCGCAGATACGTCACCAAGGACAGCATCCGCCGGGTCTGGTCGATCGCGTTCGCGGGCCTGGCCGGTTTGCCTGCCACTGTTCTACGTCCCCCCTCAGCCCTTGGCCACGGCGCGCAGTCGGTCCACCACGTCGGCCCGCAGCTCCGCCGGCTCCAGGACCACGACATCGGGCCCGAACTCGACCAGCCAGGCATCCAGACCGTGCCCGTACGGAATCTCCAACTCGTCCCAGCCGTCACCGAGTTCCCGTACGGCGGTGGCCTTCGCCCGAAGGGGGTACCCCGCGCCCGTCCGCAGCCGGATCCGGGCCGAGCGGTCGGCGATCTCCCCCGCCCAGCTCGCCACGGTCTCGCGGACGGTGACCACATCGGGCACCTGAGCGGTGAAACCGGCGCCACGGGAACGCACCTTGCCGGTGATCCGGGACAGCCGGAAGACACGCTCGGCGCCCCGGTCGCGGTCCCAGCCCGCCAGATACCAGTGGCCGCGCCAGCACTCCAGCGCCCACGGCTCGACATGGCGCGGCTCGGGCCGGGCGGCGGTGGCCTTGCGGTAGTCGAAGACGACGGGACGGCGGTCGCGGCAGGCCAGCATCAGCGGCTCGAACGCTGCCTCGTGGACGGGGATGCGAGGCTCCAGCGCGCCATGGGCCTCGTACGGGTCGACGTCCTCGGGCAGACCCGCGGCGCGCAGCTTCTGCAGGGCACCGCTCGCGGCACCGGCGAGCCTGGCCTGCTGCCACACCTTGGCGGCGAGCCCCAGCGCGGCGGCCTCCTCCGCGTCCAGGGTGATGGGCGGCAGCCGGTTGCTGTCCCGGCGGGCCAGATAGCCGACCTCGCCGTCCAGGTTCTCCACGGTCTCGATGACCAGGCCCAGCTCGCGCAGGTCGTCCTTGTCGCGCTCGAACATCCGGTTGAAGGAGTCGTCACTGCCCGCTTCGAGGTAGGCCTCGAGGGACTCGCGCAGCTCGCGCTTGCTGAGCGGCCGCCGCGTGCCGAGCAGACACAACGCCAGGTTCATCAGCCGCTCGGCCTTGGCAATGGCCATCGACGCGCTTCGCCTCCCTATGGTGCTTACGACCGACGACCGTACCGCCCGCAGGGGTCGCGGCAAAGCCGAGGGCCCATGCCCGTACAGGCATGGGCCCCAAGTGATCGTTTCCGGTCGGACCCGGTACGGCGATCCGGCGTCGGCTAGATCCTCGCGGACCTCGTGCGACGATCAGACTCCGAGCAGGTCCACCACGAAGATCAGGGTCTCGCCGGGCTTGATCGCCGGGGTCGGGCTCTGGTTGCCGTAGGCGAGGTGGGCCGGGATGGTCAGCTGGCGACGGCCGCCGACCTTCATGCCCTGCACACCCAAGTCCCAGCCCTTGATGACCCGGCCGCCGCCCAGCGGGAAGCGGAACGGCGTCCCACGGTTCCAGCTCGCGTCGAACTCCTCACCAGTGCTGAAGGCGACACCCACGTAGTGAACGGTGACGGTCTGACCCGCCTCCGCCACGGCGCCGTCACCCTCCCACAGATCCTTGATCTCAAGGTCCGCCGGGGGCTCGCCACCCGGGAAGTCGATCTCGGGCTTCTCGATGCTCACGTCAAAAGCTCCTGCTTGTTCGTGTTGAGGCCATTACGGCAACACCGACACTCTCACATCCCCGCAGGGGTTACATCTTCGCCAGGATGTCGACGGAGAAGATCAGCGTCGAGTCCTTCTTGATACCGCTGCCCGCGGGCGGGTTGTCGCCGTACCCCAGCTTCGGCGGAATCACCACGAGCACGCGGCTGCCCACCTTCTTGCCCGTCAGACCCTGCGCCCAGCCCTTGACGACCTGCTGGAGCGAGAACGAGGCGAGCTGGCCTCGGCCATACGTGGAGTCGAACTCCTTGCCGGTGTCCCACACCACGCCCTTGTACTGCACGAGGACCGTGCTGTCCGCGGCCACCTTCTCCCCGTCGCCCTCGATCACATAGTTCGCGACCAGAGCGGTCGGGGCCTTCACCTTCGGCACGTCGATGGACGGGGCCTTGCCGTCGGTGTTCGTCCCCACCTTCGGCAGAGCGGCGTCGTTCTGCGCGACCGTCTCACCCTTGGCGGAACTCTTCGAGTTGAACGTGTTCTCGATGTCCACCACGAACACCAGCGTGTCCGTGCCCTTGATACCCGCCTGCGAGTTGCCCTGCGTGCCATAACCCCAGGTCGGAGGCACCGACATCAGCACCCGGCTGCCCGTCTTCTTACCCGTCAGGGCATACCGCCAGCCGTCGATGATGCCGCCCTTGGCCAGCTGGATGACCAGCGCGGTCTTACGGTCGTACGAGTTGTCGAAGACCTTCGCCGTGTCCCAGATCTGACCCAGGTAGTTCGCCTGGATGTAGTCGTTCTCCGCGACCGTGCGGCCACTGCCCGCGATCACCGTTTTGACCGCCAGATCCTTCGACGGCGACCCGGTGCCCTTCGCCACGGTCGGCTTCTCACCGAACTTCGTACCCGCGGTAATGGCCGGCAGCGGACCCTCGACGATCTTCGGCGACGGGGCGGCGGACGGCGTCGACGCCGAGGG
The Streptomyces sp. CGMCC 4.7035 DNA segment above includes these coding regions:
- a CDS encoding helix-turn-helix transcriptional regulator is translated as MAIAKAERLMNLALCLLGTRRPLSKRELRESLEAYLEAGSDDSFNRMFERDKDDLRELGLVIETVENLDGEVGYLARRDSNRLPPITLDAEEAAALGLAAKVWQQARLAGAASGALQKLRAAGLPEDVDPYEAHGALEPRIPVHEAAFEPLMLACRDRRPVVFDYRKATAARPEPRHVEPWALECWRGHWYLAGWDRDRGAERVFRLSRITGKVRSRGAGFTAQVPDVVTVRETVASWAGEIADRSARIRLRTGAGYPLRAKATAVRELGDGWDELEIPYGHGLDAWLVEFGPDVVVLEPAELRADVVDRLRAVAKG
- a CDS encoding helix-turn-helix transcriptional regulator — its product is MAGKPARPANAIDQTRRMLSLVTYLRERPGARIEDVARAFGITEDELVSDLDVLPMCGTSFRGGDLLDIDTDGERIWWYNPAALGADAAEPLRLAADEATALLVAARAVATLPGLRESDRQALLRATAKVETAAGEAAGASSRLSVTFESEGGVFADVDRAISERRRLWIRYYSPARDEVTEREIDPIRLVSVGHTYVEAWCRRSEARRTFRLDRVAEIKILDEPSAPPEIELRDLSEGLVQPAAEDPEVVVEVGPAGRWVAEYYPHDSADELPDGGLRITLRTPDPASLRRLALRLGRDGRIVSPQDLADSARRAAREALMAYDVPDPVQDGLYDRREQGL
- a CDS encoding FKBP-type peptidyl-prolyl cis-trans isomerase, with the protein product MRRRSLLLAALPAGLVTLAGCGDESSDKSKASASSSPSPSASTPSAAPSPKIVEGPLPAITAGTKFGEKPTVAKGTGSPSKDLAVKTVIAGSGRTVAENDYIQANYLGQIWDTAKVFDNSYDRKTALVIQLAKGGIIDGWRYALTGKKTGSRVLMSVPPTWGYGTQGNSQAGIKGTDTLVFVVDIENTFNSKSSAKGETVAQNDAALPKVGTNTDGKAPSIDVPKVKAPTALVANYVIEGDGEKVAADSTVLVQYKGVVWDTGKEFDSTYGRGQLASFSLQQVVKGWAQGLTGKKVGSRVLVVIPPKLGYGDNPPAGSGIKKDSTLIFSVDILAKM
- a CDS encoding FKBP-type peptidyl-prolyl cis-trans isomerase, whose product is MSIEKPEIDFPGGEPPADLEIKDLWEGDGAVAEAGQTVTVHYVGVAFSTGEEFDASWNRGTPFRFPLGGGRVIKGWDLGVQGMKVGGRRQLTIPAHLAYGNQSPTPAIKPGETLIFVVDLLGV